From the Bubalus kerabau isolate K-KA32 ecotype Philippines breed swamp buffalo chromosome 2, PCC_UOA_SB_1v2, whole genome shotgun sequence genome, one window contains:
- the LOC129644729 gene encoding heterogeneous nuclear ribonucleoprotein A1-like, whose amino-acid sequence MSKSESPKEPEQLRKLFIGGLSFETTDESLRSHFEQWGTLTDCVVMRDPNTKRSRGFGFVTYATVEEVDAAMNARPHKVDGRVVEPKRAISREDSQRPGAHLTVKKIFVGGIKEDTEEHHLRDYFEQYGKIEVIEIMTDRGSGKKRGFAFVTFDDHDSVDKIVIQKYHTVNGHNCEVRKALSKQEMASASSSQRGRSGSGNFGGGRGGGFGGNDNFGRGGNFSGRGGFGGSRGGGGYGGSGDGYNGFGNDGSNFGGGGSYNDFGNYNNQSSNFGPMKGGNFGGRSSGPYGGGGQYFAKPRNQGGYGGSSSSSSYGSGRRF is encoded by the coding sequence ATGTCTAAATCAGAGTCTCCCAAAGAGCCCGAACAGCTGCGGAAGCTCTTCATCGGAGGATTGAGCTTTGAAACAACCGATGAGAGTCTGAGGAGCCATTTTGAGCAATGGGGAACGCTCACAGACTGTGTGGTAATGAGGGATCCAAACACCAAGCGCTCCAGAGGCTTCGGGTTTGTCACATATGCCACGGTGGAGGAGGTGGATGCGGCCATGAATGCAAGGCCACACAAGGTGGACGGAAGAGTTGTGGAACCAAAGAGGGCCATCTCAAGAGAAGATTCTCAAAGACCTGGTGCCCACTTAACTGTGAAAAAGATTTTTGTTGGTGGCATTAAAGAAGACACTGAAGAACATCACCTGAGAGATTATTTTGAACAGTACGGGAAAATTGAAGTAATTGAAATCATGACTGACCGAGGCAGTGGCAAAAAGAGAGGCTTTGCTTTTGTAACCTTTGATGACCATGACTCCGTAGACAAGATTGTCATTCAGAAATACCACACTGTGAATGGCCACAACTGTGAAGTGAGAAAAGCCCTGTCTAAGCAAGAGATGGccagtgcttcatccagccagagaGGTCGAAGTGGTTCTGGGAACTTTGGTGGCGGTCGAGGAGGTGGTTTTGGTGGGAATGACAACTTTGGTCGTGGAGGAAACTTCAGTGGTCGAGGTGGCTTTGGTGGCAGCCGTGGTGGTGGCGGATATGGTGGCAGTGGGGATGGATATAATGGATTTGGTAATGACGGAAGCAATTTTGGAGGTGGCGGAAGCTACAATGATTTTGGCAATTACAATAATCAATCTTCAAATTTTGGACCCATGAAAGGAGGAAACTTTGGAGGCAGAAGTTCTGGCCCCTATGGTGGTGGAGGCCAATACTTTGCCAAACCACGAAACCAAGGTGGCTATGGTGgctccagcagcagcagtagctatgGCAGTGGCAGAAGGTTTTAA